Below is a genomic region from Actinomycetes bacterium.
GCCGTGTTCTGTGCGACGATGGTGCTCATCGGGCGGCCGCTGCTCGCGCGGGTGTCCGACGCCTACGACGAGGCCGGGCGCGTGCCCGCCGGATGGATCGCGGCCATCTTCGTCGGCGTGCTGCTGTCGTCGTTCGTGACCCAGCGGATCGGCATCGCCGCCATCTTCGGCGCCTTCGTGATGGGCCTCATCATGCCGCGGCGGGCAGACCTCACCCACGACGTCACCAGGCGGGTCGAGGACTTCGTGGTGACCGTGCTCCTGCCGCTGTTCTTCGTGGTGACCGGGCTCCGGGTCCAGGTGGGCCTGCTGGACCGCCCCGAGCTGTGGCTGCTTGCGCTGGTCCTGCTGCTGGTGGCCATCGCTGGCAAGTGGCTCGGGGCCATGGGCGCAGCACGCTTCACCGGCTTCTCGCTCCGCGAGTCGGCCGCGGTCGGGGCGCTCATGAACACCCGCGGGCTCACCGAGCTGATCGTGCTCAACATCGGGCTCGAGCTCGGCGTGGTGTCGCCGGCGCTGTTCACGATGCTCGTCATCATGGCGCTCGTGACCACGTTCATGACCGGGCCGGCGCTGCGGCTGATCGACCCGCGCGGGGAGCTCGGCGCCCGCCCCGAGGACGAGCTGCGGGCGGCCGCGGAACCCGAGACCGAGCCACCGCCCGCGCGCGCGATCCTCGTGGCCCCCCAGGACGAGCGGAACGTCGACTGGCTGCTCGCCCTCGCGACCCCGCTGGCCAGCTCCCGGCCGGCCCGGGAGCTGATCCTCGCCCGCCTGCTCGTGCCGTCACGGGCCGCCACCGGCGTGGCGGCCGAGGACCGCGAGCTGGCACGGACGGTCGACGACCTCCACCGGCGGCGCGCCGGGCTCGTCGCCGCGGGCCTGGCCACGCGCGTGGTCGCCTTCACCTCGGTCGACCCGGGCGAGGACCTCGTGCGTCTCACCTCGCAGGAGGACGTCGACCTGCTGCTCGTCGACGGCCGCCGCCCGCTGGTCGGCGAGGGCGTGCCCCGGGGCTCGGTCGGCGCCGTGCTCCTGCGCGCCCCCTGCGACGTCGCGGTGCTGGTGGACCGCGAGCACCGGGCGTTCGAGATCGGCTCCGAGCACGCCGTGCTGGTGCCGTTCGGCGGCGCCGAGCACGACTGGGCAGCGCTCGAGCTGGGCGCCTGGATCGCCAGCGCCCGGGGCGCACCGGTCCGGCTGCTCGGGGCAGCGAGCGACCTCGCCGAGGGGCGGCGTGACGCGAGCCGGCTGCTCGGCAACGCCTCGCTCGTGCTTCAGCAGCTCGCCGGGATCGCGGCCGAGCCGCTGCTCATCGAGCCCGGGCGTGCAGGGGTCGTGCGCGCCGCCGAGGGCGCCGGGCTGCTCGTCATCGGCCTGTCCGAGCGGTGGCGCGACGAGGGGCTCGGGCCGGTGCGCTCGGAGATCGCCAGGACGGCGCCAGCGCCGACGCTCTTCGTCCGCCGCGGGGCGCGGCCGGGCGCGCTCGCCCCCCGCACCGATCTCACCCGGTTCGCCTGGTCGGAGGCGGGGCCGGGCCGCCCGGGCTGACGAGTTCCGACCACCCCGGTAACGCCCCAGCAGGCCCACCCCGATCGCGCCTCCGCCCATCTGCCACGACCCCGCGCCCGTCCGGCCCGACCCCGCGCCCGTCCGGCCGGGCCGGCGCCCCTCCGGCCCGGCCCCGCGCCGTCCGCCGCGGCCCGCACCCGCCCGGCCTGACCCGCGCCCGTCTGACCTGACGCGCGCCCATCCGGCCCGGCCGGCGCCCGTCCGGCCCGGCCCGGCCCGGCCCGTTCCGGTCCCGGGACCGTGGATGCTACGCTCCCGCCAAGATGACGCTCGCACAGCCTCGTGACACGACGATCGCGGTGGTCGGCGACGGCTTCGGCTCCGCGCTCGTCTACACGACCGCCGTCTACCTCGGGTTCCGTCCCGAGCAGGTCACGGTCTACGGGACCAACGGCAACCCCGTCTCCACCTACCAGCAGTTCGCCTTCAACCTGGGCCAGACCGTGCTGCGGTCGGAGTCGGAGTCCCACTTCCTGCCTGCCGACTGGCCCACCTTCGCCCAGCTCGACGCCTGGTCGCGGCGGAGCCTCGCGCCGCTGCTGCGGTCGGTGCGGCGCAAGTACAACCCGGGGGTGCCCGACATCCTCGCGGAGGTGACCGCCGTGCAGCACCGGCTCGGCTGGAACGCCAGCCGGCTGCCGAGGCGGGTCGGCTGGCTCCAGCGCGAGGAGGGGCCGCCGCCGCACTTCGTCCTCTACGACGAGGACGCCAACTACGCCGGCCGCGCCAGGCACGTGATGCTCGCGCTCGGGCATGGCCCGCTGTCGTTCCCGCCCGCGCTCGCGGCGGCAAGGGACGACCCGGCTCTCGCGGACCGGGTCGTGCAGGCCTACGAACCGAAGGCCTACGCCGCCGGCGGCCGGTACGTCGTGCTCGGGGCCGGCATCGCCTCGGTGAACGAGTGGGCCAACGCGCTCGACGTCGGCGCCAAGGTCGTCTCGCTGCTGCGGAGCCCAGTCCCGGACGAGCAGGACCTGAACACGCCCCGCTGCTTCTTCGAGGCGCTCGGCATCGACGCCTACCAGGGGCTCCCGTTCGACCAGCGGCTCGAGTTCCTGGCCAAGATCCTGAAAGGCACCTCGCCGAAGCGCCGGAGCTGGGAGCAGAAGGTCCGCCAGGGACGCGAGGAGGGCCGCTTCGAGCAGCTCATGGGCGAGATCGACCGGGTCGAGGCGGGCCCGGCCGGGCTCCGCATCCACGTGACGAGCCGCGACGGGGCAGGGCCGGGCTGGCTCGACGTCACCGGCGTGGTCGCTGCGACCGGGTTCCAGAAGCCGGCCCTCGCGCTGCCGCTGCTCCGACGCCTCATCCAGCACTACGACCTGCCCGTTCAGGAGGGCCGGCTGCTGCTGCGCGCCAACTGCGGCGTGCCCGTCCTGGACCGGCCCGATTCGCGCCTGTGCATGATGGGGATCCACGCTAACCCGGTCGTCCCGAACGGTGACACGATCGCCGGGCTCAAGTACGTCGCCCGCCGCTTCGTGGCCGACTGCGCCCGGGCCGAGCGGCTCGCCTACCGGCCCTTCCCGGCCCGCCTGCGGCTGCAGCTCTCCCTGGCCTCGTCGGCGGCCGGGGCCATCCGCCGCGTCCGGCGCGAGGAGCAGCTGGCCTGATGTGCCCCACGGTGCTCGGCCGGGTCCAGACCAGGGTGGCCATCCTGGTCGGCCCGGCCATCCTGGCCGCGATCCTCTCCCTGGTCACCCGCGACGAGGGCTGGATCGTCACCATCGGGATCTACCTGCTGCTCGGCGTGGCGCTCGACACGACCTTCTACCCCAGGGTCATCAAGTGGCAGCCGCCGTGGCTCACCTTCGTCCTCGGCGTCGGCGAGTTCGTCCTGCTGTTCGTGCTCCTCAAGGTGCTCAAGCCCGGGCAGCCCGGCTTCGGCGACCCGGACGCGCTCCTGGGGAGAGGCGACTGGAAGCCGATCCTGCTGTTCTGGGTGGCCTGGCTCATCGCCGTCACCACCCGGATCGTGGTCCTGCCGATCCTGTCGCTGTCCCGGCTGGAGGACGGCGGCGAGTTCCGGGCGACCGGCTGGACGGTCAACCCGGAGGCCACGCCGCTGCCGGTGGTGGCGGCCGTGAGCCCGGACGCGGCCCAGGGCGGGCTGGTGCGGGAGTTCTCCGCGGTGCACCAGATCCCGGCGGAGCGGCGCCCGCCGCTGTCCGGGGC
It encodes:
- a CDS encoding cation:proton antiporter, with product MQERLNGAEASRKHGPPWHGLRRHGSRRHGRRRVALAYVVLLALVAAVAVVVFQAGRHERPARRVAGDYRLDAASPCLGDRGQHFELRQSGQFVSLDGPRAPQGKRPGQVAGKLRVEGDRVEGDRVEGAVTCRDGRRTGLTLRATGPAALGGSVAGTAVTATRVGGEAGPAPPGRGRPPSAEETFGQLMLAVAAVILAARLVGAAVRRIGQPSVMGEVLAGILLGPTLVRTVAPGLSNLLFPDFVIPLLRAAANIGLAFYMFLVGLELDPRILRGRVEQAALISHASIAIPMSLGIAVALPLYELIGPDTSFVPFALFMGVAMSITAFPVLARILLERRMLKRPVGAIAMGAAAVDDVTAWGLLALSTAVAGTGSGLVVVRVVALAAVFCATMVLIGRPLLARVSDAYDEAGRVPAGWIAAIFVGVLLSSFVTQRIGIAAIFGAFVMGLIMPRRADLTHDVTRRVEDFVVTVLLPLFFVVTGLRVQVGLLDRPELWLLALVLLLVAIAGKWLGAMGAARFTGFSLRESAAVGALMNTRGLTELIVLNIGLELGVVSPALFTMLVIMALVTTFMTGPALRLIDPRGELGARPEDELRAAAEPETEPPPARAILVAPQDERNVDWLLALATPLASSRPARELILARLLVPSRAATGVAAEDRELARTVDDLHRRRAGLVAAGLATRVVAFTSVDPGEDLVRLTSQEDVDLLLVDGRRPLVGEGVPRGSVGAVLLRAPCDVAVLVDREHRAFEIGSEHAVLVPFGGAEHDWAALELGAWIASARGAPVRLLGAASDLAEGRRDASRLLGNASLVLQQLAGIAAEPLLIEPGRAGVVRAAEGAGLLVIGLSERWRDEGLGPVRSEIARTAPAPTLFVRRGARPGALAPRTDLTRFAWSEAGPGRPG